The stretch of DNA GTTATGGCAGTATGTTAAAAACACTTCATTCTACAATTAAAGAGCAATCTTATGGAGGTTACCCATGGGAAGTCTAGAACATATTGAACAATTGGAAGCACATATTGATGATCTGGGTAAGGAAATTAAAAGAGTAAAGAAAGCATCTGACTATTTAAAGTTAATTGAACAGTTTCAGTCCGAGATAAAAAATACTTCGGCTACTTTGGGACAATCGAGGGACCAGCTTAAAATCTATCAGGAAATTATGGAGAGTAAGCTTGAACTGTTTCAAGCCACTTCAAAAAATATAGATGTTAAACAACAATCGATTGAACAAGTGCAACTGAACATATTAAAAGGTTTAACAGAATTGAAGCGGAATCAAGAAAAAGGTGTAAACGAACTAACATCGTCTTTGACGGATGTTAGTAAAACAGTAAATCAGAATCATCAATCACTTGTTGATGAATTGAAGCGTGGGCAGGAGGCCCAAAGTACTCTAATTCACAACATGTCTAAAACCAATAAAATATTTTTTATAATAAATGCAGCGTTACTAATTGTAGTAGGGGTTTTAGTATTTATTTAATAATAAGGGAGGGGACAGTCACCCGGCGCTTTAACGCAGCGGGGGACTGTCCCCGATTTTCATATTTCTAACCTTTCATAAGTGCTTATTTTATATTGTTGGCTTAATTTATGGGCCTTTTTATGTAGCGCATTTTTATTTTGTTCCTTTAATTCCTTAACAAATTTGATAACCACTTTACCTTGTAATTCTTTTCGTAGCTCATTTAATTCTTTTATGTAAGGTCTGGTATCGACTTCGTACTTATTACTATCTATTGATTTTCCTTTCGTCAAATGTTCATGGTCGGTCACAATTACGGCTTTGTTCATGTTTTTCTTTTTTATCATTCTTAATGCGACCAATACGGCCAGGAATTCACTTACATTTGATTTGGCTGTTTTTATATTCCAAACAGATGATATACCTGTTACTGTTTCCCAATTTTCAACCAGGACCAACCCAGTCCCTGCTTGGTGCTTATTGGAACTGTAGGAGCCATCAACGATAAAAAATGGTACCTCCTTAGGGATCTTTTGACAAAGAGGCATTAAAAATGATTTTATGGAGTTTTCAGTTGTTGTTGCCTTAGGACTCTGCGTTTTCTTCCCCTTTGTATTTTTCTTGGAATTTTGAACCTGCTTCTCGTCCATTTTCGTTGCTGCACCCTGCCGATAATAATCGAGAATATCCTGAACGTGGAAGAACTTCTTTTCTCCGACTTGCTCAAAGGGCATTTCCTTTTTACACAGGCCAACCAATTTCTCTTTTGTGATCCTTAGTGTTTCCACGATGATTTCTTCCGTGACATATTTTTCTAGAGTGCGCCCCTTTTTATCTCGAAACTCACTCTCCAGCCGTTCCTGTGATGGTTTGTAGGTATTCAGCCATGTCCTTACTTCACTCTCTAAAAAACGATATTCATTGCCAATTAAATAGTGAGGCATGCCATCATCTAAATAGGCACTCATTTGATTATTCGTTACTTTTAATTTTTGAATGAGTTCTCCCTTTAAAAGCAAAGCTACCGGGGATTTTTGTTGTGTTGTAGTAGCGATTATTCTCACCTGCATTCTCTAATCTACTTTTCCATTAGTGTCTGTTTATATTCATTATATTACCTTAGTAAAATAAAAAAATCCTAAACTTTTACAATTTTTCCATGTCTTTTGAGGTAGAATCCTTCATTTATCAATTATAAAGGCGTATTTAACTAATCGTTTGGTTAGTAGCAGAATAAAGGGATTTTCAGAGAATGATGTCATGACCCGGGAAATTTCTC from Bacillus sp. SLBN-46 encodes:
- a CDS encoding ribonuclease H family protein, which translates into the protein MQVRIIATTTQQKSPVALLLKGELIQKLKVTNNQMSAYLDDGMPHYLIGNEYRFLESEVRTWLNTYKPSQERLESEFRDKKGRTLEKYVTEEIIVETLRITKEKLVGLCKKEMPFEQVGEKKFFHVQDILDYYRQGAATKMDEKQVQNSKKNTKGKKTQSPKATTTENSIKSFLMPLCQKIPKEVPFFIVDGSYSSNKHQAGTGLVLVENWETVTGISSVWNIKTAKSNVSEFLAVLVALRMIKKKNMNKAVIVTDHEHLTKGKSIDSNKYEVDTRPYIKELNELRKELQGKVVIKFVKELKEQNKNALHKKAHKLSQQYKISTYERLEI